From a single Acidobacteriota bacterium genomic region:
- a CDS encoding DUF2029 domain-containing protein produces the protein MEPLGHRRFALFLILTIFVVWFSGFIQREIKVFDPTKSDKHIDFAVYYTAGLVASSQSDRRLYSLTKDGQADDRGTGPKGNPQLMPPDPLSTYAGFDNISRSSLQYLYPPPFAVLMIPVTYLPYNTASMVWHFALTLFLFCGIFFTFSIFVSRNSERFILAALAVAFFEFTLPMQDLLMVGNVGSLMLLLCAFCSATLKRSPLFSAFALALATSIKLTPIVVLPVMLIGRQWKWCITYSTSLVLLLLGSISVVGLENHYEFFLKIVPGMSQGVPVSTNASFSSVIYSLLSGISLSTADYPEKVDGSFFGYATIVFKILAFATYSSVLIVVARKRQFTEIGSVVAVITSLLWTLPFSPVSWRHAYVLAFLPIICAWMLAYREKWDTVRTMILAVGSILLLSILPQYAAAATDSFILDLIATVSLPFGALLLMVLLLESYRKIQTGENDAHNVRRDGQC, from the coding sequence ATGGAACCCCTCGGACATCGACGATTCGCGCTTTTTTTGATCTTAACTATTTTTGTCGTTTGGTTCAGCGGCTTCATTCAGCGCGAGATAAAAGTGTTTGATCCAACCAAAAGCGACAAACACATTGATTTTGCTGTTTATTATACAGCGGGCCTAGTGGCTAGCAGCCAATCCGATAGACGCCTCTATTCGTTAACAAAAGATGGACAAGCGGATGACAGAGGTACCGGGCCGAAAGGCAATCCACAGCTTATGCCGCCGGACCCACTTTCGACGTACGCGGGCTTCGACAATATTTCGAGATCGAGCTTGCAATATCTCTATCCGCCGCCATTCGCGGTATTGATGATTCCAGTTACGTATTTACCATACAATACTGCTTCGATGGTATGGCACTTTGCTTTGACCTTATTTCTCTTTTGCGGAATCTTCTTCACCTTTTCCATTTTTGTATCAAGAAATTCCGAACGCTTCATTTTAGCGGCCCTCGCAGTTGCATTCTTTGAATTTACTCTTCCGATGCAGGATCTCCTTATGGTCGGAAATGTCGGTTCTTTGATGCTGTTGCTCTGTGCGTTCTGCTCCGCGACACTGAAACGATCGCCACTTTTCAGCGCGTTTGCGCTCGCTCTTGCAACGTCTATTAAACTGACCCCGATCGTGGTTTTGCCAGTGATGTTGATCGGTCGGCAATGGAAATGGTGTATCACATACTCGACCTCTCTTGTTTTGCTTCTTTTGGGTAGTATCTCGGTTGTGGGGCTGGAAAATCACTATGAGTTCTTTCTCAAAATAGTGCCGGGAATGTCGCAGGGGGTTCCGGTCTCCACCAATGCGTCCTTCTCAAGTGTTATATACTCCCTGCTGTCTGGAATATCCCTTTCTACAGCGGACTATCCCGAAAAAGTGGACGGTTCCTTTTTCGGATATGCGACAATTGTTTTCAAGATTTTAGCATTTGCTACCTATTCTTCGGTGCTCATCGTAGTTGCGCGAAAACGACAATTTACCGAGATTGGTTCGGTAGTCGCGGTGATTACAAGCCTGTTGTGGACTCTGCCGTTTTCGCCTGTAAGTTGGCGACATGCATATGTGCTCGCTTTTCTTCCGATAATTTGTGCTTGGATGTTAGCGTACCGAGAGAAGTGGGACACGGTCCGTACCATGATTCTCGCCGTTGGGAGCATTCTTTTGCTTAGTATTTTGCCGCAATACGCGGCCGCGGCAACAGATTCGTTTATTCTTGACCTTATCGCAACGGTCTCTTTGCCCTTTGGTGCGTTGCTTTTGATGGTGCTTCTGTTGGAATCTTACCGGAAAATTCAAACTGGTGAGAATGACGCCCACAATGTGCGTCGTGACGGGCAGTGTTGA
- a CDS encoding glycosyltransferase family 39 protein has translation MVIEPRGYREGLDRYTYWTAPLYYPLQAAWYRVFGFSLLSMRSLSTMFGLLLVLSVFIISRKLFMDDSIAILTAALLSFDYVVVMGSSFGRMDIICSAFGWSAIAAYFLLRERNLFLALLVGQTLVVLSGLTHFLGVLYFLALWIVAAYFDRSRLSARDVVLSFIPYLIGGLAWGAYILQEPALFMSQFGGNAADGGRLKLLADPISAIYKELTLRYAVAYGLGPNSLGSTGPIWLKSSVLVLYLVSLITVLAFKELRRHSGVRICLVLLSVFFVVLTILDGQKLSYYLLNIIPLYSIITAVSAVHLYRASRTLKIIVPMMIAGVLFLQLGGLLYKMRSNAYADQFAAAATFLSARSKAGDVTAASAEMAFALGFDGQVVDDHWLGFERNRRFRFFVLEEVYLDALDGKRQQMPEVYHHVVDTLNRDYELVYDQAHYKIYQLKARAE, from the coding sequence TTGGTGATCGAGCCGCGGGGTTACCGCGAGGGACTTGACAGATATACCTATTGGACAGCTCCGCTCTATTACCCGCTTCAAGCTGCGTGGTATCGGGTTTTCGGCTTCAGCCTGCTTTCCATGCGTTCGCTTTCGACAATGTTTGGACTTTTGCTGGTCCTTTCCGTTTTTATTATATCCCGCAAGCTCTTCATGGATGATTCTATTGCGATATTGACCGCAGCTCTACTCTCGTTTGACTATGTCGTGGTCATGGGCTCGTCATTTGGGAGAATGGATATTATTTGTTCCGCGTTTGGATGGTCGGCGATCGCGGCATATTTTCTACTCAGAGAAAGAAATTTATTTTTGGCGCTGCTGGTCGGGCAAACCTTAGTTGTTTTGTCGGGTTTGACCCATTTTCTAGGTGTTCTTTATTTTCTCGCGCTTTGGATAGTTGCAGCCTATTTTGACCGGTCACGTTTATCGGCAAGAGATGTGGTTCTTTCGTTCATTCCCTACCTGATCGGCGGTCTTGCATGGGGTGCCTATATACTGCAGGAACCCGCACTTTTTATGTCGCAATTTGGGGGCAACGCCGCCGATGGGGGACGACTGAAGCTATTGGCGGATCCAATATCGGCAATTTACAAAGAGCTAACATTACGGTATGCGGTTGCGTACGGCCTTGGGCCAAACTCACTTGGATCGACCGGGCCGATCTGGTTAAAAAGCAGTGTTCTAGTTCTCTATCTTGTCTCGCTGATCACGGTACTAGCTTTTAAGGAACTGCGGCGTCACAGCGGTGTCAGGATCTGCCTAGTCCTACTATCAGTTTTCTTTGTCGTGCTCACAATACTCGACGGGCAAAAACTTAGCTATTACTTGCTGAATATTATTCCGCTGTACTCGATCATAACCGCAGTCTCCGCTGTCCATTTGTACCGGGCGTCGCGAACTCTGAAGATCATCGTGCCGATGATGATTGCCGGAGTCCTTTTTTTGCAGCTTGGAGGGCTTTTGTACAAAATGAGGTCGAACGCTTATGCCGATCAGTTCGCGGCCGCTGCAACGTTTTTAAGCGCGAGATCGAAGGCCGGTGATGTAACAGCCGCGAGTGCGGAGATGGCCTTCGCGCTAGGATTTGACGGCCAGGTCGTTGACGATCACTGGCTTGGTTTCGAACGCAACAGGCGATTTCGATTTTTTGTACTGGAAGAGGTCTATTTGGACGCTCTTGATGGCAAACGGCAACAAATGCCGGAGGTATACCACCATGTAGTTGATACCCTAAATCGTGATTATGAGCTAGTTTACGACCAAGCCCATTATAAGATCTACCAACTCAAGGCTCGGGCGGAATAG
- a CDS encoding glycosyltransferase has product MKILWLKTELLHPVDKGGRIRTYQMLRELKKEHEITYLTLDDGTAAADARELAAEYCSELITVPHQVAPKFSPRFYGELAGNLFSKLPYFIAKYRSPAMQQAIETTVADGRHDILVCDFLHPAINLPQKSIGIPTLLFQHNVEAMIWRRHYEVAESMPKKAYLKSQWERARRFERQACRRFDTVVAVSKEDGEVFRSEYGHKRVKEIGTGVDTEYFTPVNGDRTTKPNIVFTGSMDWLPNSDAVMWFTKEIFPRIKQEIPEATFTVVGRDPFPEILELAKRDPSIKVTGRVDDVRPYMREAAVFVVPIRIGGGTRLKIFEAMAMGLPVVSTTIGAEGLPVTDGKDILLRDDPPTFSQAIVSLFVDLEYAAGLSESGSNIVRRRFAWHRIAKQFSDIADNTLTVGKAKTAHQVAAFEPKATAGKSFHSA; this is encoded by the coding sequence GTGAAGATACTATGGCTAAAAACCGAGCTTCTGCACCCGGTCGATAAGGGCGGGCGGATACGGACCTATCAAATGCTCCGCGAGCTGAAGAAGGAGCATGAGATCACGTATCTGACGCTCGACGATGGAACGGCGGCCGCGGACGCCCGGGAACTTGCCGCAGAATACTGCAGCGAACTGATAACGGTCCCCCACCAGGTTGCGCCAAAATTCAGCCCGCGATTCTACGGCGAACTTGCCGGAAACCTCTTTTCGAAGCTTCCCTACTTTATTGCAAAATACCGCTCGCCGGCAATGCAACAAGCGATCGAAACAACGGTTGCCGACGGGCGTCATGACATATTGGTATGTGACTTTCTCCACCCGGCGATCAACTTACCACAAAAAAGCATCGGCATCCCGACTCTGCTCTTTCAACACAACGTCGAAGCGATGATCTGGCGACGGCATTATGAGGTCGCAGAAAGCATGCCGAAGAAAGCCTACCTAAAATCGCAATGGGAACGGGCAAGAAGATTCGAGCGGCAGGCCTGCAGGCGGTTTGACACGGTGGTAGCAGTTTCAAAGGAAGACGGCGAGGTATTTCGCAGCGAATACGGCCATAAGCGCGTCAAGGAGATCGGCACCGGAGTTGATACCGAATATTTCACGCCGGTCAACGGAGACCGGACCACAAAACCTAACATCGTCTTTACGGGGTCGATGGACTGGCTGCCGAACAGCGATGCCGTAATGTGGTTCACGAAGGAGATATTTCCGAGGATCAAGCAGGAGATACCGGAGGCAACCTTTACGGTGGTCGGCCGCGACCCTTTTCCGGAGATACTTGAGCTGGCAAAAAGGGATCCATCAATAAAGGTCACCGGCCGGGTCGATGACGTACGCCCATATATGCGAGAGGCTGCCGTTTTCGTAGTGCCGATCCGGATAGGCGGCGGCACCCGGCTGAAGATCTTTGAAGCAATGGCAATGGGCCTTCCGGTGGTCTCAACAACCATCGGAGCCGAAGGACTCCCGGTAACCGACGGCAAAGACATCCTGCTCCGCGATGACCCACCAACATTTAGCCAAGCAATAGTTTCGCTTTTTGTTGATCTAGAATACGCCGCCGGGTTATCCGAATCGGGTTCGAATATCGTCCGACGGAGATTTGCATGGCACAGGATCGCGAAACAATTTTCCGATATAGCGGACAACACCTTGACGGTCGGGAAGGCCAAAACGGCCCATCAAGTTGCGGCCTTTGAACCGAAGGCCACGGCAGGAAAGAGCTTTCATTCGGCGTAG
- the asnB gene encoding asparagine synthase (glutamine-hydrolyzing): MCGINGIIYSRSSGRTADGSVLARMRDVQAHRGPDEEGLFVSGRAGLGHRRLSIVDLKTGQQPMFSDDRSLVIVYNGEVYNHLELRPELERLGFTFRTTSDTETILKAYEAYGPASIEKFRGMFAFAIWDAEGEELFIARDRLGVKPLYYVHSEDGSLFFASEIKALLEAGAVRPELEYRSLTDYLANHGNSGELTLFRGAKRLLPGHTLTLKNGRVETRKYWDVTFERNEDENISDREWVERWSELFHDSVRLRLMSDVPLGMFLSGGIDSSAIAAAMAKMVETRIKTFSVGFAEREANELRYARMVAERFTTDHHEVVVTPEQFFEALPELVWHEDEPLAHPSSVALYFVSKLAAKHVKVVLTGEGSDESLAGYPRYKRTLANLRLGKLYNGLLPGAARRLLASGVEALPLRSKIRHKLRKSFVTVEPTIDSMYFDNFAVFPRTMQDSLLTPATRERLNGSADPYAEMSRLFDSLETGSLLDRMLYADTKTYLHELLMKQDQMSMAASIESRVPFLDHKLIEFTAAMPTRMKLRGRTTKYVLRKAMEGTLPDEILSRGKMGFPVPVGKWFRGKFRSVVDEYVLSERALARGIFDAKQVKQLVERHMQGENHDERLWALLNLEIWHRRFVDTDTRTA; this comes from the coding sequence ATGTGCGGCATTAACGGCATAATCTATTCGCGTAGTTCGGGACGAACGGCCGACGGATCGGTCTTGGCCCGGATGCGCGACGTTCAGGCCCATCGCGGACCGGACGAAGAAGGCCTTTTCGTCTCGGGGCGAGCGGGCCTCGGACACCGTCGACTTTCGATAGTTGACCTAAAGACAGGCCAACAGCCGATGTTCAGCGACGACCGCTCGCTCGTCATTGTCTATAACGGCGAGGTCTATAACCACCTTGAGCTAAGGCCGGAACTTGAACGCCTCGGCTTCACCTTTCGCACAACATCCGACACAGAGACGATACTCAAAGCCTATGAAGCGTATGGGCCAGCCTCGATCGAAAAGTTCCGGGGAATGTTCGCATTTGCGATCTGGGACGCGGAGGGAGAAGAGCTTTTTATTGCCCGCGACCGGCTTGGGGTCAAGCCGTTATATTATGTGCACAGCGAGGACGGCAGCCTTTTTTTCGCCTCGGAGATCAAGGCATTGCTCGAAGCGGGTGCGGTACGGCCGGAACTTGAATACCGCTCGCTAACGGACTATCTAGCAAACCACGGCAACTCGGGCGAGCTGACGCTCTTTAGAGGGGCGAAAAGGCTTTTGCCCGGCCACACTCTGACGCTGAAGAACGGGCGGGTCGAGACGAGAAAATACTGGGACGTCACGTTCGAACGAAACGAAGACGAGAACATATCCGACCGCGAATGGGTGGAACGATGGTCGGAACTCTTTCACGACTCGGTACGACTCAGGCTGATGTCCGACGTTCCGCTTGGGATGTTTCTTTCGGGCGGGATCGATTCGAGCGCTATCGCGGCGGCAATGGCGAAAATGGTGGAGACGCGGATCAAGACCTTTTCGGTCGGGTTTGCCGAACGCGAGGCCAACGAGCTGAGATACGCGAGGATGGTCGCCGAACGTTTCACCACGGACCACCACGAAGTGGTCGTTACGCCGGAGCAGTTCTTTGAGGCATTACCGGAGCTGGTCTGGCACGAGGATGAGCCGCTGGCCCATCCTTCGAGCGTGGCGCTTTATTTTGTTTCAAAGCTCGCAGCGAAGCACGTAAAGGTAGTGCTGACGGGCGAAGGCAGCGACGAGAGCCTTGCCGGCTACCCGCGATACAAGAGAACGCTGGCGAACCTTCGGCTCGGAAAGCTCTACAACGGGCTGTTGCCGGGAGCGGCAAGACGCCTTCTGGCCAGCGGGGTCGAGGCCTTGCCACTGCGGTCAAAGATCAGGCATAAGCTCCGCAAGAGCTTTGTCACGGTAGAACCGACGATCGATTCGATGTATTTCGACAACTTTGCGGTCTTTCCACGCACGATGCAGGACAGCCTTCTGACGCCGGCGACCCGCGAACGCCTGAACGGTTCGGCGGACCCCTATGCAGAAATGTCGCGGCTATTTGATTCGTTGGAGACCGGCAGCCTGCTCGACCGAATGCTCTATGCGGATACAAAGACCTACCTGCACGAGTTGCTGATGAAGCAGGACCAGATGTCGATGGCGGCCTCGATCGAGAGCCGGGTCCCCTTTCTGGACCATAAACTGATCGAATTTACGGCCGCGATGCCGACGAGGATGAAGCTCCGCGGACGGACGACGAAATATGTGCTCAGAAAGGCGATGGAAGGCACGCTTCCGGATGAGATACTGAGCCGAGGCAAGATGGGCTTTCCGGTACCGGTCGGAAAATGGTTCCGCGGCAAATTTCGAAGCGTAGTTGACGAATATGTTCTTTCGGAAAGAGCACTCGCCAGAGGCATTTTTGACGCTAAGCAGGTCAAGCAGCTGGTTGAAAGGCATATGCAGGGCGAAAACCATGACGAACGGCTCTGGGCCCTGCTAAACCTTGAGATCTGGCACCGGCGTTTTGTAGACACAGACACCAGAACCGCATAG
- a CDS encoding phosphomannose isomerase type II C-terminal cupin domain, with translation MVLVNDENSPKYDERPWGSFTVLDEGEGFKVKRIEVLPGKRLSYQRHAQRSEHWFVVAGTAKVTLDGSDTLVTAGEAVDIEVGTAHRVENPGDEHLVFIEVQQGPYLGEDDIVRLEDDFGRAA, from the coding sequence ATGGTTCTGGTAAACGACGAAAACTCTCCAAAATATGACGAACGGCCGTGGGGCAGCTTTACCGTTCTTGATGAAGGCGAGGGCTTTAAGGTCAAACGGATCGAGGTCCTGCCCGGCAAGCGGCTCAGCTATCAGAGACATGCACAGCGGTCGGAGCATTGGTTCGTCGTCGCCGGCACGGCTAAGGTAACACTCGACGGAAGCGATACCCTCGTCACGGCCGGCGAAGCGGTGGATATCGAGGTCGGGACGGCACATCGGGTCGAAAACCCCGGAGATGAACATTTGGTCTTCATCGAAGTCCAGCAGGGCCCCTATCTAGGCGAGGACGACATTGTGCGACTGGAGGACGATTTTGGGCGGGCGGCATAG
- a CDS encoding heparinase II/III-family protein, translating into MFIDSGTYVYTTDLETRNLLRSGLAHNCLTVDGRSLSEPDGPFSWKSAVNARLLAAEAANGEFKISAATDGFVRLGVEHCRTAILTPGEGLVLTDTIATDERHEITLSFVLAPDIEARLSGDKICLSSRAEPNSLMVCGETRAKENGNVISSSWEIDDAAISPIYGKLVPTKIIRSRVVAAGEVEIVTTFRW; encoded by the coding sequence GTGTTCATAGATTCGGGAACATACGTTTACACCACCGATCTTGAAACGCGGAACCTGTTGCGTTCGGGCTTAGCGCATAATTGCCTCACCGTCGATGGCCGGTCCCTATCTGAGCCCGACGGGCCATTCTCCTGGAAATCGGCCGTAAATGCCCGTTTACTCGCTGCGGAAGCCGCTAACGGTGAGTTTAAGATCAGCGCAGCGACGGATGGGTTTGTCCGGCTCGGGGTGGAACATTGCCGAACGGCAATACTTACACCGGGCGAGGGATTGGTTCTCACGGATACGATCGCAACGGACGAGCGGCACGAGATCACGCTCAGTTTTGTTCTAGCCCCCGATATTGAGGCAAGGTTAAGCGGCGACAAGATCTGCTTGTCATCAAGAGCGGAACCGAATAGCCTGATGGTTTGCGGCGAAACCCGAGCGAAGGAGAACGGCAACGTGATCTCGTCAAGCTGGGAGATAGATGATGCAGCCATCTCGCCAATTTATGGTAAGTTGGTGCCTACAAAGATCATCAGATCACGTGTGGTGGCAGCCGGCGAGGTCGAGATCGTAACCACATTCCGCTGGTAA